aatcaaagccggatggatgaagtggcgccaagcttctggcattctctgtgacaagagagtgccaaaaagctaaaaggcaagttctacaggacggcggttcgacccgcaatgttgtatggcgcggagtgttggccgactaaaaggcgacatgttcaacagttaggtgtggcggagatgcgtatgttgagatggatgtgtggccacacgaggaaggatcgagtccggaatgatgatatacgagatagagttggggtagcaccaattgaggagaagcttgtccaacatcgtttgagatggtttgggcatattcagcgcaggcctccagaagctccagtgcatagcggacggctaaagcgtgcggagaatgtcaagagagggcggggtcgaccgattttgacatgggaggagtccgttaagagagacctgaaggattggagtatcgacaaagagctagctatggacaggggtgcgtggaagcttgctatccatgtgccagagccatgagttggttgcgaaatcttatgggtttcacttctagcctaccccaacttgtttgggactaaaggctttgttgttgttgttgttgttgttgtaatgcCAAAAGCATTCAAGAAAAATATTATTTCCAAAAAAGCGGACAGAAGATAGCTTAGCGTAGCTAGCACTCCTCCACTCAAGCCAGCATGTAGCCCGCAGGGAACGGAACGAAATGAGACATGGGGCACCCTGGTGAGGAGCAGGAGAGAGATGCGGTAGAAGAAGAACCTGCCagtgaagagaaaaagaagaatgcCAAAACATCCGACTGTCTTTCCGAGGAGGCATCACACCATGCCAGGTACAATGTATACCGAGAGATGAGAGTTGTTGAAGAGAGCTTCTGACGGATTAGAAGTCAACATACAATCATACAGATCCTAATGAATTAGCTTTGTAGGTGTTCGGAGTTGTTCCATACTTATGTTATTTTTTTCATTGTGTGCTACAAGGTGTTAGCACTTTTCTCGAGGTTATGAATTTCACCCGGCCATGACGCAACTACCTCTAGGGTCGATTCCCCGGTTGAGGAGTTGCACGCTAGTGAGGACCCCTTGGCAACGCTCATTCAGGAGAATCCGCAGCTCATCGTAATAAAGATTTTTGAGGACCTGTCCAAGAAGAAAGCACCACCTAAGGAGAGCAACGACCCAGTGCCTCCGAGTCCACTGATCGGCATTCCTGATGATGCTTGCTTCTTGGGACGATGTTCCTTGAGTGCTAGTCTGGTGTGTGTGGTCTTCGCCGGTTTCCCTTGATTAACCGTGCCATGTACGGTTTTTGGGTCCGGTTTCCTTTATTAACTGgaccaattctcttcttcttaatgcaATGCGGGAGCTCCCCACCCTCTGACGAGGTTCCATCAAAAAATGATGCTTGCTCCTCCACTATGGGGGAGATTCCCACCTGCTCCGACTCCATGATCACTGGCTTCATCGACTACAACTCGGAGTAGTCTACCTAGCTAGATAGTTTGACCTTGATGTAGTAACGTAGTTATGTAGCTGCTGATGTTGACATGGATTTGCAATTCTGATGCTTTTGGGTATATGAGTGATGAATGCTTACGTGGCTTATGTTACATGTGTTATTTTAACTTGCATTGCTTCTTGAAATCTTATTCTTTCTCTCTGTGGATGAAGTGGTATGTGGTGTACGGAGGTAGGTGTCTACGAGTCTATGATTCATGGCCCGCTTGCAATGAACAAGTGATTCATTACAAATATAGCTCCTTTGATTTATTCAATAGTAGGAGGAGGCAGAGAACCATTACTCCAACTATTTGCTCGATGAGAAGAGCAACTAAACATGAATAGTCAATGGTATAAGCCAGCTTATCGGGTTGAGTGGATTCAAAAACTTGATAATCATCTTTCAGTTCGTCCTGATTGTGATGCTATTTTTATCATGTGATCGTATGTAGCACATATTGTCCACTTTGTTGTTTAGTGAGCATGCACTCGTGTTAAATATCTACTTTGTGACTTCATATGAAGCTTGTGTAGACCATATATGATATTTTTGTGAGCTTGATGTTATGTATGTGATCCGTATTgagtatacaaattttttatttgtcATTCTTAATGGATATTACAATTATATCTGTTTTTTCTATAGGGTTATATGAAAAACAAATAAAATCAGGTTAACAAAGCCGTTTTACGAGAGTCAAACTCGGCAAAGTTATCTTTTCCGAGTGTAGTATTCGGAAACCAGGACACGTGGCAGGCGCTGGCAGCTTGGTTTCCCTTTTGCCGAGAACAAGTAGGAGGTGCTCAGCAAAAGGTACTATCTGGAAGTTGCTAATGCCTGGTAAGCCGAGTGGATGGCATTGATCTCGGCAAAAGGAAGTTTCTCTGGGGAGTTGCTTGCGCCAGGTAAGCCGATAGTTGGCGCTCGGTAACTTGGAAAGTGTTTGCCGAGTGCGATTCTGGCTCTTGGCAAAGACCTGATAAACATGAAGTCACTTTCTTTTGCCGAGAGTACCCTTTTGGTTCTTGGCAACAAGTTTACCGAGTATCCCGATGGATGATTCTCGGTAAAATCCTGTTTGGCTGAGAGGTGTACGCCGAATACGCTTTACCGAGAAATTAACTCGGCAAAGGGGTTGCcgaggtttttctttttctttttggccctTCACTCCACAAGACCACAACACTGGGCAAAGCAGCAAATTCGAGTAGTGTGGGGCGCTGCTTGGCCCTTTTCTCTTGAAAAGGAAACCACTGGCCGGGTTGTAACCAGCTCACCTCACTGCCAGTGCATTGCCACCTACTGCCATACATTTACTATTTTTCACCTACCGGTCTAGTAGAAAAACAAGGTGTAGTATACGCACATGTGTGGCGTGTTTTATGTCTAGGTACACGCCCGGCCGTTTGGCAGCATGCACGTACATACAGATACGGCCAGCCGGAGTAAAGTCGAGGTCGTCCGCACGCGGCATCTTAGCTAGCGTCGGTCCACTcaagccatgcatgcatgcatgcagccgcCGGGACGGACGTAGGTGGCCACCCCGTCCCGTTCCGTTCACGAGTACAAATAACCAGGGCACCCTGCCGAGGAGGAGGAGAGCTTTGGTAGAAGAACATACCCAACcccagtgaagaagaagaagaagaagaagaagaagaagaaaaagaagaagaagagcacatCGGCCGGTCGCCGTccgtccaagaagaagaagctaggCATCACGCCAGGTCAGGTACCTTCAAATCTATTTACTTTCTTAGTAAATCGCCATCATCTGGCTTCGGTTTTTCATTCGATTTATTATCTATTACTATATATGCTGACTAGTTATGTTGTCACATGCCAAATAATTGTCTACCCAGCGACCATGAGGATGACGACCACCGGCCTCCTCCTTGCCACCGGCGTCATTGTTTTCGTCATCTGCGCCGCCGCCACCCCCACACACGGGTGGATATCCTCCGACGACGATCCGAAGATCGAAGAGCTCGCAAAGTGGGCGGTGGCGGAGATGAAGCAAGGCCTCCAGTTGATCAACGTGGTCCGTTGCGAGGAGCAAGACCAAGGCGGTCCAGGAATCATCTATCGTATCCTGCTGGACGCGGTCCACCGCACCGGCGGGATGGGCCACTTCACGGCGGACGTGTACGAGGACGCGGCGACCAAAGTGCGCGCGCTCCTCTACTTCGGCACAGCCCGGTAGTAGGCAGCGGCCGGGATGGGAGGACTATTTAGGCTAATGTGATTAATTTAAGCCAGTGTTTCCCATGTGGATGGAGTATCAAGCATGTTTGTCTTTTGTTTCACACCAGTAATAAGATGTTGCAAGAAAAGCAGTAATGCTACACGCCCGGGGTCAGTCATTAAGGGGGTTTACGGGGTGGATTCACCTGgcagtttatggttgactatttggGAAAATTGGCCCACACCCTCCTGAAAAATCAGGGGGTGGCTGGTTTAGTTAGTTGGAAGAAGCCCGTAATGCCCTTGTAAAGACCGGTGAGTCTAGCATTTTTGCAAAGTCAACCTGCCACCGCCGTGTTTGCCCTTCCTCGACGACACCGTGAAAGCCCACTGGATCCGCCACCACCTTCCTCCCCCGCTCCCTCTTCGTGTCACCGCTACCGGAGGAGCATGCCGACGAAGCCCGAGCTGTCTCCTAGGAAGGTGTCACGGGAACAATTACACCAGGCACTTCAGGTGAAGCCCGAGGACGACCCGCTCAGCCCAAGCGAGGGATAAAGCCCAACCCATATAACACTGGAGATGACCGGTGATGGTGTCTTGAACTAGGGATACTCACCACGTCGTTTTCGGACAAGGtgaatcgggccgaggaccccgggGCAAAGCAGCAAATTTCAGTAGTGTGGGGCGCTGCTTGGCCCTTTTCTCTTGAAAAGGAAACCACTGGCCGGGCTCTAACCAGCTCACCTCACtgccatgcatttactaattttcaCCTAGCGGTCTAGTAGAAAAAACAAGGTGTAGTATACCTGTATACGTACATGTGTGGCGTGTTTTATGTCTGTACGTACACGCCCGTCCGTTTGGCAGCATGCACGTACATACAGCCAGCCGGGACGCGAAAAGGGCGAAGTGACCAGCGCGGAGTAAAATGGAGGTCGTCCACTCaagccatgcatgcatgcagccgCAGGGACGGATGTACGTGCCGAGACCGTCCCGTTCCGTTCACGAGTACAAATAACCAGGGCACCctggcatggaggaggaggagagagctgTGGTAGAAGGACATACCCCACCCCCAGTGAAGAATTAGAAGAAGAATAGCACGTCGGCCGATCGCGGTccgtccaagaagaagaagctaggCATCACGCCAGGCCAGCTGGTACCTTCAAGTCTAGAGTATACAGTATTTACTTTCTTATTATAAGTTTTCCTAATAAATCGCCGTCATCTGGCTTTGGTTttttatttgatttatttattatcTATTATATGCTGACTAGCTAGGTATGTTGTCACATGCCACAAATAATTGTCTACCCAGCGAGCATGAGGATGAggacagccagcctcctccttgccaCCGGCGACGTCCTCGCCGTCATATGGGCCGCCGTCGCCCCCACACCCGGGTGGAAATCCTGCGACGATGGCCCCAAGATCGACGAGCTCGCAAAGTGGGCGCTGGCAGAGATGAAGCAAGGCCTCCACCAGCTAAAAGCAAGATCCTTTCTATTCGGTGCGATGGCCTTGACCTTACTCCCCTGCAGTTGGCTCTTGGATGCCAGCTGGCTAGCTTCCCTTGCACTTACCTTGGGATGCCTCTGTCTGGTAGGCGGTTGAAGCTCGTTGACTCCCAAGACCTGCTTGACAAGTTACTTAAGAAGATTGCTGGTTGGAAGGCTAGGTGGATCTCCTCCACTGGAAGAATGGTACTCGTGAGGTTTGTACTTTCGGCAATGCCAATTTTCATGCTTCTGGTTGTTCATCAACCGAAATGGGTCATCAAGCAAATCGATAAGTTACGTCGTGCTTTTTTATGGTCTGGCTCTGATGCTGTCTGTAGTGGCAAGTGCCTTGTCCGCTGGACCCAGGTGTGCTCACCCATCTCTCTAGGCGGGCTTGGCATCCATGACCTTCAAGCTCAGGGGCGGGCGCTTAAAGTACGCTGGCTTTGGAAAAGCGTCACAGACCCAGATAAACCATGGCAAGGTCTGCAGCTCCCTGTTGACAAGCACGTTAAGGCTCTTTTCATTGCTTGTACCTCCATCAAAATTGGTAGTGGTATTAAGATATCCTTTTGGCATGATCACTGGCTCAACGGTGAGATTCCAGCTGTTTCGTTTCCTAAACTTTTCAATCATAGCAAGAACAGAAGAATATCATTGGCTGAAGGACTCACCAATAGAAAATGGGTCACTCTTCTCAAGCGCAACCCGGGCACCGAGGTGTTGCACGAATACATTGACTTCTGACACAGATCCAATGTGGTCACTTTGTCCAACCTGAAGGATGAGTTCATTTGGAAATGGTCAGCAGATGGAAGATATAATACTAAGTCAGCTTACCTATGTCAATTCTGGGGCAAGATTGATTCTCCTCTTCCTGAGATCATTTGGCATATCAAGGTTCCACCAAGAATAAGATTCTTCAGTTGGCTCTTTGTACAGGGCAAATGTTTGACTGCGGACAACCTTGCGAAGCAAGGTTGGCCTCACAACCCGATCTGTTAATTATGCCACTTAGGGTGGGAAGATGGTCTGCACCTTGTATCCAGCTGCCCTTTCACGGCTGGAATCTGGGGCTATTGCCTGGCGATATATAATTTTCCATTCAACCTCTTACCTATTGCTCATACTGGCTCTATATTGGACTGGTGGTTAAAGGCTTTGGATGGTACAGGCAGGaaaaatgtgttggggaacgttgcagaaaacaaaaaaatttctatggtttcaccaagatccatctatgagttcatctagcaacgagtgatcggattgcatctacatacctttgtagatcacgcgcggaagcgttcaaagaacggggatgaggaagtcgtactcgacgtgatccaaatcaccggagatcctagcgccgaacggacggcacctccgtgttcaaaacacgtacggtcagcgtgacgtctcctccttcttgatccagcaaggggggaggagaggttgatgaagatccagcagcacgacggcgtggtggtggatgcaggggttcaccgcagcagggcttcgccgttctactgcgagaggaagaggtgtagcaggggagagggaggcgccaagactgaagggtgcggctgcccctccctccccccactttatataggctcccctaggggggcgccggccctaggagatgggatctcctaggggggcggtggccaagggtggagtagccccccaccctagggtttccaaccctaggcgcagggggtgggccaaggggggcgcatcagcccactatgggctggttcccctccccacttcagcccatggggccctccgagatgggtggcccaccaggtggacccccgggacccttccggtggtcccggtacaataccggtgacccccgaaactctccccatggccgaaactgcacttcctatatataattcttcacctccggaccattccggaactcctcatgacgtccgggatctcatccgggactccgtacaactttcgggttactgcatattcatatctctacaaccctagcgtcaccgaaccttaagtgtgtagaccctacgggtttgggagacatgtagacatgaccgaaatggctctccggtcaataaccaacagcgggatctggatacccatgttggctcccacatgctcctcgatgatctcatcggatgaaccacgatgtcgaggattcaagcaaccccctatacaattccctttgtcaatcggtacgttacttgcccgagattcgatcgtcggtatcccaatacctcgttcaatctcgttaccggcaagtcactttactcgtatcgtaatgcatgatcccgtgaccagacacttggtcactttgagctcattatgatgatgcattaccgagtgggcccagagatacctctccgttatacggagtgacaaatcccagtcttgatccgtgtcaacccaacaggcactttcggagatacccgtagtatacctttatagtcacccagttacgttgtgacgtttggtacacccaaagcactcctacggcatccgggagttacacgatctcatggtctaaggaaaagatacttgacattggaaaaactctagcaaacgaactatatgatcttgtgctatgtttaggattgggtcttgtccatcacatcattctcctaatgatgtgatctcgttatcaatgacatccaatgtccatagtcaggaaaccatgactatatgttgatcaacgagctagtcaactagaggcttactagggacatgttggtgtctatgtattcacacatgtattatgatttccggataacacaattatagcatgaataaaagacaattatcatgaacaaggaaatataataataatctttttattattgcctctagggcatatttccaacagtctcccacttgcactagagtcaataatctagttacattgtgatgaatcgaacacccatggaattctggtgttgatcatgttttgctctaggaagaggtttagtcaacggatctgctacattcaggtccgtatgtactttacaaatatctatgtctctatcttgaacattttcacgaatggagttgaagcgacgcttgatgtgcctggtcttcttgtgaaacctgggctccttggcaagtgcaatagctccagtgttgtcacagaagagtttgatcggccccgacgcattgggtatgactcctaggtcggtgatgaactccttcacccaaattgcttcatgcgctgcctccgaggctgccatgtactccgtttcacatgtagatcccgccacgacgctctgcttgcaactgcaccagcttactgccccaccattcaaaatatacacgtatccggtttgtgacttagagtcatccagatctgtgtcgaagctagcgtcgacgtaaccctttatgacgagctcttcgtcacctccataaacgagaaacatttccttagtccttttcaggtacttcaggatattcttgaccgctgtctagtgttccttgccgggattactttggtacctacctaccaaacttatggcaaggtttacatcaggtctggtacacagcatggcatacataatagaacctatggctgaggcataggggatgacactcatctcttctatatcttctgtcgtggtcggacattgagctgagctcaatttcacaccttgcaacacaggcaagaaccccttattagactgatccatattgaacttcttcaatatcttatcaaggtatgtgctttgtgaaagacctatgaggcgtcttgatctatctctatagatcttgatgcctaatatataagcagcttctccaaggtccttcattgaaaaactcttattcaagtgggccttaatgttgtccaaaagctctatatcatttcccatcaaaagtatgtcatctacatataatatgagaaatgctacagagctcccactcactttcttgtaaacgcaggcttctccataagtctgcataaacccaaacgctctgatcatctcatcaaagcgaatgttccaactccgagatgcttgcaccagcccataaatcgagcgttggagcttgcacaccttgtctgcattcttaggatcgacaaaaccttccggctgcatcatatacaattcttccttaaggaaaccattaaggaatgctgttttgacgtccattttccatatctcataatcatagaatgcggcaattgctaacatgattcggacggacttcagcttcgctaccggtgagaaagtctcatcgtagtcaaccccttgaacttgtcgataacccttagcgacaagctgagctttatagacggtcacattaccatccgcgtctgtcttcttaaagatccatttattttctatggctcgccgctcaacgggcaagtcagtcaaagtccatactttgttttcatacatggatcctatctcggatttcatgacttccagccatttgtcggaatccgggcccgccatcgcttcttcatagttcgaaggttcaccattgcctaacaacatgatttccaagacagggttgtcgtaccactctggtgcggaacgtttatcttgtggacctacaaagttcagtagcaacatgatctgaagtttcatgatcatcatcattaacttcctctctagtcggtgcaggcacctcaagaacattttcttgagttgcgccattttccggttcaagaggcaatacttcatcaagttctatttttctcccacttacttctttcgagagaaactctttctctagaaaggatccattcttggcaacaaagatcttgccttcggatctgaggtagaaggtatacccaatagtttctttagggtatcctatgaagacacatttttccgacttgggttcgagcttttcaggttgaagtttcttgacataaacatcgcatccccaaacttttagaaacgacagcttaggtttcttcccaaaccataattcatacggtgtcgtctcaacggatttcgacggagccctatttaaagtgaatgcggcaatctctaaagcatagccccaaatgatagcggtaaattggtaagagacatcatagatcgcaccatatctaatagagtgcgattacgatgttcgaacacaccattacgctgaggtgttccaggcggcgtcagttgtgaaactattccatattttcttaagtgtgtgccaaattcgtgactcaagtattctcctccatgatctgatcgcaagaacttgattttcctgtcacgttgattctcaacctcgctctgaaattccttaaacttttcaaaggtctcagacttgtgtttcattaaatagacatacccatatctactcaagtcatcagtgagggtgagaacataacgatagccaccgcgagcctcaacacttattggaccgcacacatcagtatgtatgatttccaataagttggttgctcgctccattgttcctgagaacggagtcttggtcattttacccatgaggcatggttcgcacgtgtcaagtgatttgtaa
This portion of the Triticum dicoccoides isolate Atlit2015 ecotype Zavitan chromosome 7A, WEW_v2.0, whole genome shotgun sequence genome encodes:
- the LOC119334481 gene encoding putative cysteine proteinase inhibitor 7, with product MRMTTTGLLLATGVIVFVICAAATPTHGWISSDDDPKIEELAKWAVAEMKQGLQLINVVRCEEQDQGGPGIIYRILLDAVHRTGGMGHFTADVYEDAATKVRALLYFGTAR